The Synechocystis sp. PCC 6714 genome includes the window AATTAAGCGTTGCCCACCCAACTCAATTTCTGGCCCTGGTCCTCTGCTGACAATTTCAGGATGGCGATGCCAATTGGCCCGTTGAATGGTTTCCAGGGCGTCATCTAGCCAAGTGTAGGCAGTGGAAGCAGTGGACATAAATTTAAATCCAATACAACAAAACCCCAGACCATTATCTAGTCCGGGGGGGATGTTCTTACTCAATGGCGGGAGGCGGATTTGAACCACCGACCTTCGGGTTATGAGCCCGACGAGCTACCAGACTGCTCTATCCCGCGTCGCTTTAGTCATCATAACTGATAGGGAGAATTTTTGCCAGATTTTATTTTCAGGGCGGGTCTGTTCACCGGAGTTGGTCGACCTTAAATTTAAGACACTAATGATTTATACAGAATTTCTGTTCTTAAATGACAGAGGGGGTGAGCACGGTCAAGTGGGTCAATTCTTCGCTAGCCAAACCACTGACAGTGCCCCCTAAATTTAAAACTTCTGCCAAAAAGGCGATCGCCTCTGGGGTAATGACTTCACCGGGGATTAGGACAGGAATACCGGGAGGATAGGGGCAAAGCAGACCGGCACTAATCTGCCCAATGGCTTGGTCAACGGTTACTAATTGTTGGGGAGCATGGGCGGCTCGGCGGGGAGTCATGGCTAGAATAGTACTAGGTAAGACAGGTAAAGTTAAGTGAAAAGGTTGTTGAAGATTCGTAGGCGCTAACTGGGTTAAAGCTTCCAATAAACGTTCTAAATCCTGGGTCTGATTGCCAATGCTAACGATAAAACTCAACTGCCTTAGGGTGGGCAATTCCGCCGTAATTTGAAACTTTTCCCTTAACAGATCATCTAACTCAAATCCTGACATTCCCCAAGCAGTAACATCAATGGTGATGCGAGTCGGATCGATGGTTAAAGCTCCCGGCAAAGGTCGGCTAATTTCTAATAAAATTAACCCAGGAATTTGACTTAATTGTTGTCGGTAATGGAAAGTAAAATTCAATACTTCTGCTATTTTTTTCCTACCACCATTGGCCATTTGATGTCGTGCACTATCAAGGGAAGCAAGTAAAACATAATTGGGGCTGGTAGATTGAATCAATTGTAAACATTGACTAATTCTTTGGGGATTAATTAAATTGCCTTGGGCATGGACTATGGCGCATTGACTTAAAGCCCCCAGCATTTTATGGGTAGATTGGATGACAATATCCGCTCCTAATTCTAAAGCCGGTCTAGGTAAGGAAGGATGAAAAGGAAAATGGGCACCGTGAGCTTCATCAACAATGACAGGTAGGTTAACTCTATGACTTAATTCAATTAATTTTTGTAAGTCTCCCACAACGCCGTGGTAGGTAGGATGAAGCAAAAATACCGCTTTAGCATCCCCATGTTCTTGTAATGCTTGACTTAAAGTTTCCTCCGTCACCCCCAAAGCTAAATCCCAATCGGGGTTAATTTCCGGTTCCAAAAATATTGGCACTGCCCCAGCATGGATAATTCCGGCGATCGCCGCTTGGTGAACATTCCGAGGCAAAAGGATTTTGTCCCCATCACCGCAGGTGGCCAAAATCGCCGCAATAATGCCCGCGGTGGAACCGTTAACGGAAAACCAAGTCCTTTCCGCCCCCCACAATGCCGCCGCTAACTCCTGAGCTTTGGCGATCGCCCCGGTGGGAGCAAATAGATTATCCAGTTCTGGTAATTCCGGCAGATCAGCTTGGAAGAGAGTCGGCCCCAACCATTGCTTAAAACTAGGGGCAATCCCCTGACCCCGTTTATGGCCCGGCGCATAAAAAGGCGTGTCCCGCTGTTGAGCAAGGTTTTTCAACGCATTTACTAGGGGCAAATCCCGTTGATTGAGTTGATTGAAATGAACCATTAGAGATCCGGAAATACTGTTTTAACCGCTGTCTGCACCAATTTTCCGGCCTGGACATTGACCCCTTTGGCTAACGCTAAATCATCTTGCCAAGCCTTTTCCCCCAGGTTGGCTAATTTCAACACATAGGGTAATGTACTATTATTCAAAGCTTGGGTTGCTGTCCAGGGCGTGGCCCCCGGCATATTGGGAATTCCCACATGGACTACGCCCGCTTCCACATAACTAGGCTTACTGTGGGATGTAACTCGCAAGGTTTCCACACAGCCCCCCTGGTCGATCGCCACATCCATAATTACTGCGCCCGGTAGCATTTCCTCCACTTGGGGCCGGGACACTAAAATAGGGGCTCTTTTTCCCGTGATTAATACTGCTCCAATGAGTAAATCGGTGTGGGGTAATAAATCTTCAATTTGACTGGCATTGCTGTAGCGTAAATCCACCCGGGAACCAAACAATTCCCCTAATTGGTTTAAACGATCCACATTAACGTCCAAAATAGTTACCATGGCCCCTAGGCCGATCGCCATTTTGGCCGCTTCCGTACCGACAACGCCCCCCCCAAGGATAGTCACCTGCCCCGCTTTAACTCCGGGCACTCCCCCCAGCAGAACGCCCCGGCCACCCTGTTGTTTTTCTAGGTAATGGGCCCCCATCTGCACTGCCAATCGCCCCGCAATGCGACTCATGGGAGCTAACAACGGCAATTGACCATCGGCCAGCTCCACCGTTTCGTAGGCGATCGCCGTAATGCCGGATTTAATTAGAGCTTCGGTGAGGGGACGTTCCGCCGCCAAGTGGAGATAGGTGAACAAAAATTTAGGCAGGGTCAAATATTCATACTCGCTGGGGAGAGGTTCTTTAACTTTGACAACTAATTCCCTCTGCCAAGCTTCTTTGGCTGTGGCAACCAATTCAGCCCCCGCTTTTTCGTAGGCCGAATCGGGAAAACCAGAACCAACCCCCGCCCCCTGCTCCACAAACAACCGATGACCCTGGGCCACCAAAGCCCGCCCACTGCTGGGGGTCAGCCCCACCCGAAATTCCTGGTCTTTGATTTCCTTGGGAACGCCGATTTCCATACAAATTTCTGCAAAGGGAATAGATATGCGGACACCCCCATTAAATCAAACATTCCGGCGGATGCCATGGATCGACCAACTATCGGTTTGCCCTGCATTTCCCCTAAAATGATAAGTCCGCTCACATTCACCAAAACATTAAGAGGTCTGCTTTGCTAACACTGGGGGTCAACATCGATCACGTGGCAACCATTCGCCAAGCCCGCCAAACGGTGGAGCCAGACCCGATCGCCGCCGCTGTGTTAGCGGAATTAGCTGGGGCCGATGGCATCACCGCCCATTTACGGGAAGATCGTCGCCACATCCAAGAACGGGACGTGGAAATATTACGCAAAACGGTACGCACCCATTTAAACCTGGAAATGGCCGCCACACCGGAAATGGTGCAAATTGCTCTCCAGCTCAAACCTGATTACGTCACCCTAGTGCCGGAACGACGGGAAGAGGTCACCACGGAAGGGGGCTTAGATGTGGCCGGTAACTTGAACTACTTAGCTGGGGTGGTCCAGCAATTGCAAGGCCAAAACATTCCTGTCAGCCTGTTCATTGACGGCGATCCGCCCCAACTGAAAGCCGCCGCCGCCACCGGGGCCAAATTTATCGAATTGCACACGGGGAAATACGCCAATGCCCCCACCGTCGACTACCAAGCCAGGGAATTGGGCACCCTCGCGATCGCCTGCGACATTGCCTTGGAATTGGGGCTACGGATCAACGCCGGCCATGGGTTGACCTATTGGAATGTGCGCTCTGTGGCGGAATTACCAGGCATGGAGGAACTGAACATTGGCCATAGCATCATGAGCCGAGCCATTCTAGTGGGCATGGAAAGGGCAGTACGGGAAATGAAATTAGCTATGCTGGGCCTGCCGTTTTAGCGCCGGGCCCATGGTAGGTTAGGGAGTTGGGCGTTAACAGTTTTTGCAAACGCTGGCATTAATCAGTATTTTTATTCGTAATAAAATCAACCATATGGCCACCTATTACTACGCTTTAGCCAGTCAGAAATTTCTCCTCGAAGAAGAACCCTTTGAAGAGGTGCTGAAGGAACGGCGGCGTGACTATGCTGAAAAAAATAAGGAGATCGATTTTTGGCAAGTAATTCAGCCAGCCTTTCTTAACGCGCCGGCATTGGCGGAAGCAAAAGCAAAAGCCCCTGAAAAAAATGTGGCAATTATCTCCACCAATAAATCCTTTATTGTTTGGGTCAAACTGCGGCTGGAATATGTGCTCACCGGGGAATTTGAAGCTCCCTCCTCCGCCATTCCCGATCCCCTTGCTTCCCTGGGTTAGGGTTAACAGTGATGGCCAACAACTATGGCCCATGGGCGTGCTCTTCCCCATTGAACAGTGGAGCAAATTCCCCTAATCGTATTCCAGCAAGCTCCAAAACTGTTTACTGCCGGGAAACTGGGCGGCTACGGTTACATTATCAAAGCGAATAATTTCCGAGCCGGTGAAAATGTCCCCGGTACGGTCTAGGGGGATCAGTTCCCGCCGTTCCCGGTCCACTAAAACTACCTTTTCTGCCCCCGGTACTTGGATTTGGAAATAGCTGGCCTGGTTTTGGGGTAAACTCCGCCCCAGGGGGGAAATTAATCGCACTTGCTTGTCGCTAAAGGTGCCGTAGGTGCTGGGAAATGGCTGCCCTGCTCCCTGGGCAGTCACGTCATAGGCGATCGCCTGATAATAGGTTTCCTCCTGGGAATTTTTGCTCAGGATCAATAACTGATAGTCCCCTGGTTGGGGAAAGGCGGCATTGACTGTCACCTGCCCCCGGTGATTTTGGCTAAGGGTATATTGCTTATCTAGGGGCTGGCCGTTGTTATCCATCAATTGGGCCACCGCTTGCACATCATTACCGGTGCGGATAGTCACTTCCAAATCCCCACCAGCTACGATGTTATTTTTTTTGTGACTGACCAACGTTATGCCATCCCGGAAAAATCTGGGGGTGAGGGCCGGCAGGGTATCAAACGTTTGGCGATCGTAGGGTTGGGGGAGTAACTGCCATTGGCTTTCCCTGGGAAAATGACTGACAATTAATTGCTCGGGCGGCGTAGCAAAATAGGTGGGGTTAAATTTAGCCTCGAACTTACCATCGCTGACAATGCCTGCCCCCCAGGTGGTGTCGAGTAAATACCATTTGCCGTCTATTTTCACCCCGTTCCAAGCGTGATTAACGTCCGGGTCATCCCCCACAATTACGTCCCCCCCCTTGGCAAAGCCTTCGATAATTACCACCTCCAGCCCTAGCTCTTTAGCGAGAGCTTGATACAAATTGGAGTAGCCAGAGCAGATGGTTTCCCCCCGAGCAAGCACCGTTGCTGGCCTGAGGTCATCAATGTTGCGGGTTTCCGCCATGGGCACATCATAGGCAATATTTTGGGTAATCCAGCTATAGGCTAAGCGGGCTTTTTCCCATTCATTGTTGGCCAAGGGACGGATTAAAGCGGCCAATTCTTTAACGGAGGTGCCTTGATAGACAATGCCACCGGCCAGATTATCTAACCTTTCCCCTTCATTGACAGAAAAACTTACCGTATTACCAGCAATGGGGTTGTCCACCCGTTGGGTTACCACCAGGGTTTTGGGATTAATGCCCTGGGGTAAATTATCGGCGATCGCCCCTAGGTTAACGGGCGGTAAACTTTTGGAACCACCACTGGGGCTGAAATACCAAATCCCTGCCCCGATCAAACCCACCAGCATCAGGGCGAGGAAAAAGCCGCCGTTAGCTTTCGGTGACTTTTTAGTCATCCTTCGTCGGGTTGACCGAGGTTGGGGACGGTAAGAACTCACAGTAATAAGCGTTGATTAACGCTGAAAAATTGAAGTTGACAAAATCAAGAAAAAACCTAAGCGCCGATAAACTTGAGGGAAACACCGTTCATGCAATAGCGTTTGCCGGTGGGTTGGGGACCATCGTCAAAAACATGGCCTAAATGGCCGCCACAACGGGAGCAATGAACCTCAGTGCGGGTCATGAAAAAGGATTTATCGACGGTGTAAGCCACCGCATTTTCCAAGGGAGCATAGAAACTGGGCCAACCGGTGCCGGAATCAAACTTGGTTTCGGAAGAAAATAAGGGAAGATCACAACCAGCACATTCGTAAGTACCTGGATCATAGTTTTTATCCAGGGGGCTAGTACCAGCTCTTTCCGTGCCATGTTTACGGAGCACTTTATAGGCTTCTGGGCTCAGTTGCTGTTGCCATTCTGCATCAGTTTTGGTAACTTCAAAAACTTCGTTTGTTTTAGCCATGATTTGAGGTTCAAGTTCGGATTTAAGTTGGGGTTGGGATTTGTTGGTTGAGTGCACATATTGAGCTAGCCAGAAGGCCCCCAGGGAGGCGGTGCCCACTTCTAAAAGGTAACGTCTTTTCATGGTTCGAGGTTGGGGGGAAAGGTACGGAAAACAGGAACGTTTAACTGGTGGGATTACGGAGTTGGGCGGTTTGTACAGTTAGGCTTAAACGGCGATCGCCCCTCATCAGGTCGAGTTTGAGGGCTTTATTCAGGCCAGCCTGTTCTACCATGCGTTGCAGACGGGCACCATCCCGAATGGGAGCACCGTCCACGGCCACAATCACATCTCCCCGGCGAATACCGGCCCTTTCAGCGGGGGTTCCGGGCAGGACCCGCATCACCAAAATGCCATCCACTTCCGGAATGATAAAGGGAGAATTGGGATTGCGATTATTCTGCTGGGCTTGATCCACCGTGATATTCATCATTTGCACCCCAATGTAGGGATGAGGCACCGTTCCCCCAGCGGCGAGGGTATTTTGAATCACCTTGGCCTGGTCTATCGGAATGGCAAAACCAATGCCAGTGGCATCAGCCCGGATAGCGGTGTTAATACCAATTACTTCCCCCCGGGCATTGAGCAAAGGACCACCGGAATTACCAGGGTTAATGGCTGCATCGGTTTGGATGAATTCCACCCGTTTATCGGGAATCCCCGCCTGGGCCGCAGATCGCCCGAGAGTGCTGATAATTCCCAGGGTAACTGTGTTATCCAACCCCACCGGATTACCCACGGCGATCGCCCAGTCCCCCACTTGCAGATTACTGGAACTGCCTAAGGGCGCCACCGGCAGAGGAGAACCCTGGGGCTCAATTTTCACCACCGCTAAATCTGTTACTTCATCGGTGCCCCGCACTTGACCATCAAAGGTGCGGCCGTCCCGGAGAGTCACCACTACCTTACTAGCACCGTCCACCACATGGGCATTGGTGAGAATAATGCCACTACCATCGACAATGAAGCCACTACCCTGGCCGGCAATGCGTCTTTCCCGGGGAGGGACAGGAAAGGATCTACCGAAAAACTCTTGAAAAAAAGGATCGTCCAAAATTGGATCGGTGCGACGGGTCACCACCGTTTCCGTGTCGATACGCACCACCGCTGGCCCTGTGCGGGATACCGCCGCCGCCACAAAGCTTTCCGCCGTTAGGGGAACCGATGCCTGGGCTGTGATGACCGGAGCTGGGGCCAAATTGTCTGCCGCCGCCACTGCATGGGGTAAATTCGCTATGCCAAAGGCTGCCCCCACCGCAAAAGTTAATAAGTAACCGCCCATGCGGCGTAACCAAGTCGGATATTTCATCGTCTCCAAATATGCATTAGCAGAGATTGACAGAAATTTTCACTTTTACCATCCTAGCAGGGGAGATCTGGCCTCCGTTTGTCTTCCTCCGGCGGAGAAAATGTGCTAGACGGGAACTCCGGGGCTCCTCTAGGGGAGTTTTTCCTGAGTTTAGCCCCCGTGATAGGCTGATGGAGGGAGGAGTTGGCCAGTCTGGCAACCTGCTGCGATCGCCTCCGACGAACCGCCTTTGTTTTTTCTTCGCATTTGCATTACCGCCATGGCAGAACCCATTTCCCTGTTGTTAGTTGACGATGAACCCGGTGTGCGGGAATCCGTGCAGGCGTTCTTAGAAGATAGTGGCGATTTTAAGGTGGATTTGGCGGCCAATGCTACGGAGGCCTGGGATTATCTCCAGCACCATTTGCCGGCGTTGGTAATTTCCGACATTATGATGCCCCAGGTGGATGGTTATCAGTTTTTGCAAAAACTCCGGGAAGATGCCCGCTTTCAGTCCCTACCAGTGGTTTTCCTCACGGCCCGGGGCATGACCGGCGATCGGATCCAGGGTTATCAAACTGGCTGTGACGCTTTCTTATCCAAACCCTTTGACCCCGATGAGCTAGAGGCGATCGTCCGTAATTTGCTTGCCCGTCAGCAGGCCAGCAGTGATGGCAACAGTGAATCAGCTAAGCTCCAGGAAATTTACCAAGAAATTCGGGCCCTAAAAGAACAAATTGGCCAACCCAGCGGCATTCAAACTACCCCATCGCCGATCAAGCTAGATTTTACTCCCAGGGAACAGAGCGTGTTGGATTTGGTTTCCCAGGGCTTGATGAATAAGGAAATTGCCGCCCAGCTAAAAACCAGTGTCCGCAACGTGGAGAAGTACGTCAGCCGTTTATTTACCAAAACCGGCACCAATAGCCGCACGGAACTAGTGCGTTTTGCCCTGCAACATGGCCTTACGGAATAGGGTTTAGGCCTAATTGGGTGACAAAATAGGCGCCCTGGAGCAAGGTATGGGAAATCAAACTTTGGCTCGGGAGCTTTGACGACGACCGGCGGATTTTTCCAACAAAGATTGGGCAAAGGCCAGGGCTTCCTGGGCGGAATGGCCCCCAGTGAGTTGGGCTAGTTCCCGTTGGCGATCGCCGTCGGATTGGAGGGGGGTAATGCGAATGACGGTGCGTAAATCTTCGTCGAGGCGGGGATTGGCGGGATCGGCCATATTTTCATTAATAACCACCTTATCCACATGGAAATGGCTATCGGCCAGGGCCGCCACCAGGGGTTGGTGGGTCACACAAAGGAGCTGTTGCCTCTGACTCAGTTGGGCCAGCTTGTCGGCGATCGCCTGGGCTACTTTGCCGGACACCCCCACATCAATTTCATCAAAAATTAGGGTTTGGCTGGGGGGGGCTAGCTCACTAAAACAGGCTTTGAGGGCCAGGAGAAAACGGCTCATTTCCCCACCGGAGGCCGTGGCGGCCAGGGGTTGAATTTTTTCGCCGGGGTTGGGACTAAAGTAAAACACCACTTGCTCAGCACCGTAACTGCTGGGGGGCATCGACTCCAACTGGCAAACGAAAATTACTTTTTCCATGGCCAGGGGCTTGAGTTCTTGTACTAATCTTTTTTCTAGTTTTTGGGCCGTTTTTTGTCGAATTAAAGTCAACTGGCCACAGTGCCTAACCAATTCCTGTTCTGCCTTCGCCAAAGCTTCCTCTAGTTGAGCCAAGGATTGCTCCCCGTCCGTTAATTGGTCGTACTCCGCTTGGATTTTTTCCTGATAAGCAATGGCTTCCGATAAACTGGGACCATATTTGCGGCAAATTCTTTTCAACGTCTGTAACCTTGTTTCCACCTCCCCCAATCGTTCCGGGTCAGCTTCCAAACTGTCACCGTAGCGTTGCACTTGCCGCCCCGCTTCAATTACTTGGGTTAACGCTGTTTGTACTAGTTCCAGTAAGGGGGTGAGGCTACCGTCAAACTCCGCCATGGTTTGCAATTGTCCCTCCGCATCCCCCAAAAGATCGGCGATCGCCGGGGTGTCCTGTTCGCTTTGATACAAAAGTTGGGTGGCTTGATAGCTCAATTGCTGTAATTCCACCACATGGGAAAGTCTTTCTTGCTCTTGTATCAGCAAATCCCATTCGTCATCGGTGG containing:
- a CDS encoding aminotransferase class I/II-fold pyridoxal phosphate-dependent enzyme; translation: MVHFNQLNQRDLPLVNALKNLAQQRDTPFYAPGHKRGQGIAPSFKQWLGPTLFQADLPELPELDNLFAPTGAIAKAQELAAALWGAERTWFSVNGSTAGIIAAILATCGDGDKILLPRNVHQAAIAGIIHAGAVPIFLEPEINPDWDLALGVTEETLSQALQEHGDAKAVFLLHPTYHGVVGDLQKLIELSHRVNLPVIVDEAHGAHFPFHPSLPRPALELGADIVIQSTHKMLGALSQCAIVHAQGNLINPQRISQCLQLIQSTSPNYVLLASLDSARHQMANGGRKKIAEVLNFTFHYRQQLSQIPGLILLEISRPLPGALTIDPTRITIDVTAWGMSGFELDDLLREKFQITAELPTLRQLSFIVSIGNQTQDLERLLEALTQLAPTNLQQPFHLTLPVLPSTILAMTPRRAAHAPQQLVTVDQAIGQISAGLLCPYPPGIPVLIPGEVITPEAIAFLAEVLNLGGTVSGLASEELTHLTVLTPSVI
- the ald gene encoding alanine dehydrogenase gives rise to the protein MEIGVPKEIKDQEFRVGLTPSSGRALVAQGHRLFVEQGAGVGSGFPDSAYEKAGAELVATAKEAWQRELVVKVKEPLPSEYEYLTLPKFLFTYLHLAAERPLTEALIKSGITAIAYETVELADGQLPLLAPMSRIAGRLAVQMGAHYLEKQQGGRGVLLGGVPGVKAGQVTILGGGVVGTEAAKMAIGLGAMVTILDVNVDRLNQLGELFGSRVDLRYSNASQIEDLLPHTDLLIGAVLITGKRAPILVSRPQVEEMLPGAVIMDVAIDQGGCVETLRVTSHSKPSYVEAGVVHVGIPNMPGATPWTATQALNNSTLPYVLKLANLGEKAWQDDLALAKGVNVQAGKLVQTAVKTVFPDL
- a CDS encoding MgPME-cyclase complex family protein; its protein translation is MATYYYALASQKFLLEEEPFEEVLKERRRDYAEKNKEIDFWQVIQPAFLNAPALAEAKAKAPEKNVAIISTNKSFIVWVKLRLEYVLTGEFEAPSSAIPDPLASLG
- a CDS encoding HhoA/HhoB/HtrA family serine endopeptidase — protein: MKYPTWLRRMGGYLLTFAVGAAFGIANLPHAVAAADNLAPAPVITAQASVPLTAESFVAAAVSRTGPAVVRIDTETVVTRRTDPILDDPFFQEFFGRSFPVPPRERRIAGQGSGFIVDGSGIILTNAHVVDGASKVVVTLRDGRTFDGQVRGTDEVTDLAVVKIEPQGSPLPVAPLGSSSNLQVGDWAIAVGNPVGLDNTVTLGIISTLGRSAAQAGIPDKRVEFIQTDAAINPGNSGGPLLNARGEVIGINTAIRADATGIGFAIPIDQAKVIQNTLAAGGTVPHPYIGVQMMNITVDQAQQNNRNPNSPFIIPEVDGILVMRVLPGTPAERAGIRRGDVIVAVDGAPIRDGARLQRMVEQAGLNKALKLDLMRGDRRLSLTVQTAQLRNPTS
- the recN gene encoding DNA repair protein RecN, which produces MLLSLRITNFALIDYLEINFEQGLNVLTGETGAGKSILLDAIDLLLGGKAGTRVIRQGCVNGSIEGIFTATTAINHWLGTQAIESLEDSTITCTREFSKKGSSLNSRSRLNGVLVNRQILAELRSQLVEITAQGQTQQLLDPGQQRQLLDLFGGQILLEKRQAVEVAYKQFTQAKQALTARQQSEQNRLQRLDFLAYQLQELNESQLTTDDEWDLLIQEQERLSHVVELQQLSYQATQLLYQSEQDTPAIADLLGDAEGQLQTMAEFDGSLTPLLELVQTALTQVIEAGRQVQRYGDSLEADPERLGEVETRLQTLKRICRKYGPSLSEAIAYQEKIQAEYDQLTDGEQSLAQLEEALAKAEQELVRHCGQLTLIRQKTAQKLEKRLVQELKPLAMEKVIFVCQLESMPPSSYGAEQVVFYFSPNPGEKIQPLAATASGGEMSRFLLALKACFSELAPPSQTLIFDEIDVGVSGKVAQAIADKLAQLSQRQQLLCVTHQPLVAALADSHFHVDKVVINENMADPANPRLDEDLRTVIRITPLQSDGDRQRELAQLTGGHSAQEALAFAQSLLEKSAGRRQSSRAKV
- the msrB gene encoding peptide-methionine (R)-S-oxide reductase MsrB produces the protein MKRRYLLEVGTASLGAFWLAQYVHSTNKSQPQLKSELEPQIMAKTNEVFEVTKTDAEWQQQLSPEAYKVLRKHGTERAGTSPLDKNYDPGTYECAGCDLPLFSSETKFDSGTGWPSFYAPLENAVAYTVDKSFFMTRTEVHCSRCGGHLGHVFDDGPQPTGKRYCMNGVSLKFIGA
- a CDS encoding transglutaminase domain-containing protein, translating into MTKKSPKANGGFFLALMLVGLIGAGIWYFSPSGGSKSLPPVNLGAIADNLPQGINPKTLVVTQRVDNPIAGNTVSFSVNEGERLDNLAGGIVYQGTSVKELAALIRPLANNEWEKARLAYSWITQNIAYDVPMAETRNIDDLRPATVLARGETICSGYSNLYQALAKELGLEVVIIEGFAKGGDVIVGDDPDVNHAWNGVKIDGKWYLLDTTWGAGIVSDGKFEAKFNPTYFATPPEQLIVSHFPRESQWQLLPQPYDRQTFDTLPALTPRFFRDGITLVSHKKNNIVAGGDLEVTIRTGNDVQAVAQLMDNNGQPLDKQYTLSQNHRGQVTVNAAFPQPGDYQLLILSKNSQEETYYQAIAYDVTAQGAGQPFPSTYGTFSDKQVRLISPLGRSLPQNQASYFQIQVPGAEKVVLVDRERRELIPLDRTGDIFTGSEIIRFDNVTVAAQFPGSKQFWSLLEYD
- the rre1 gene encoding two-component system response regulator Rre1 — protein: MAEPISLLLVDDEPGVRESVQAFLEDSGDFKVDLAANATEAWDYLQHHLPALVISDIMMPQVDGYQFLQKLREDARFQSLPVVFLTARGMTGDRIQGYQTGCDAFLSKPFDPDELEAIVRNLLARQQASSDGNSESAKLQEIYQEIRALKEQIGQPSGIQTTPSPIKLDFTPREQSVLDLVSQGLMNKEIAAQLKTSVRNVEKYVSRLFTKTGTNSRTELVRFALQHGLTE
- a CDS encoding pyridoxine 5'-phosphate synthase, whose product is MLTLGVNIDHVATIRQARQTVEPDPIAAAVLAELAGADGITAHLREDRRHIQERDVEILRKTVRTHLNLEMAATPEMVQIALQLKPDYVTLVPERREEVTTEGGLDVAGNLNYLAGVVQQLQGQNIPVSLFIDGDPPQLKAAAATGAKFIELHTGKYANAPTVDYQARELGTLAIACDIALELGLRINAGHGLTYWNVRSVAELPGMEELNIGHSIMSRAILVGMERAVREMKLAMLGLPF